GCCAGTTTACCGTTGCCGGAAGTATGCGGATGGGAGTTACGGTCACTGGGTTCTCCATGGGTGGCCCATCTTGTATGACCAATGGCCACGTGACTGTGTACATCTTTTCCACTAAGGAAGTCTTCCAGCTCGGCCACTTTTCCTTTCTTCTTGTAGACTTTCAGGCCACCGTTCAATAATGCCACGCCGGCGCTATCGTAACCGCGGTATTCTAATCTTTTCAATCCTTTTAATACAATGGGGTAGGCTTCTCGTTGGCCTATATAAGCGACTATTCCGCACATAGATGTTTTTCAGTTTTACATGGATAAAGCGTGCAAATTGTATAAAAAATGTGAAAAACGTATAAAAGATTGCGAATAATGACCCAGAATAAAGAAATGAGCCTCATTCTTTTAAATTGGTAAGTAGTATTACTTATCTGAATGGTGTCCCTCTCTGTTATCAAATTGTATGCCTGCTAAGAAAATTCGTAATTTGTACCCCTTAACCGAACTAGAGGTCCTATGAGATACATCGTAATACTGCTATTATGCTGTCTGGCATGTGAACAACCTCCGCCTGCGAGGCAACCGGTCCCGGTTGCAGAGGACAGCACCTTCCTGACGGGTACTTTTTACCTGGTGCGCCATGCTGAGCAGGTGCCTGGTATTGATTCCGGATTGACAGCAACCGGCAGGCAACAGGCAGGCGCCCTGTACAGAGAGCTGCAGGACTCAGGTATCCAGAAAGTATATTTTGCACGGTATCTCAGTAGTATGCAGACGACTGATTCCATCTGCCAGTATCTGACCCTGGATACTGCGTCGTATGTCGCTGACTCTTCCGGAGAGAATCTGTTATATGAGATCACCCGGCATAACGACTGGGGGAAGAAGCTGCTGGTCGTAGGTAACAGTCGTACGCTGATACCCATCATGCATGCGCTGAAGGCGAAACCAAAGCTGGATTCAATAGGAGGAAACGACTATGGTAGCCTGTTCGTCGTCCGGAAACATAAGGATAGTGTCCGCTGTAAAAGGGTCAACTATCTGGATTAAAAAAACCGGAATGGTAAGGGGAGCTCC
The DNA window shown above is from Chitinophaga agri and carries:
- a CDS encoding histidine phosphatase family protein, encoding MRYIVILLLCCLACEQPPPARQPVPVAEDSTFLTGTFYLVRHAEQVPGIDSGLTATGRQQAGALYRELQDSGIQKVYFARYLSSMQTTDSICQYLTLDTASYVADSSGENLLYEITRHNDWGKKLLVVGNSRTLIPIMHALKAKPKLDSIGGNDYGSLFVVRKHKDSVRCKRVNYLD